In Stigmatella aurantiaca, the following proteins share a genomic window:
- a CDS encoding ATP-binding protein, whose translation MGSIAQLSESSREGALAEKFLAAERGVVLLRLLIIVVGGLSYPWLEGLTGKGPRFAYGVLVLAMAYALFLYWWEPYRRYRAALLASVTSAIDFGFVMAWQYATGGVHTHYFTIICLTVVVIGIRYTPRATVLSTLLISGCYLAMLALMGQLMEHPGLVLLNLGLILMAGLLGLICSRMVLEQLVARIELQKRLQMEEQLKGSEAALAEAQAIAHMGSWNWELSSDLHTWSAELYRILGRAPGEASHAALLKSMHPEERTPFEQELHQVLAGRPSLHGEYRLLQASGEVRWIHIWGRVVRDGSGRPVRLSGTAQDITERKVLEMRLAVADRMAALGTLAGGVAHEINNPLTFITNNLLYLEENLGTQAAAQLPHHEELRKALADAREGANRVRTIVKDLRTFSRVEDARRVPVDVHQGLDFAINMAAPELRPRARLVRDYGPVPPVLGDETRLGQVFLNLLVNAAQAIPEGNPEAHSVTVRTRVGASGQVEVEIRDTGSGMKPEVLARIFEPFFTTKPVGVGTGLGLSICHGIIVALGGRISAWSEVGQGTAFTVTLPATEAPPAVPEERTPAPSRGARARVLLIDDEPLVASSIRRTLKDSYDITMLLGMEALQRLLGGETFDAIVCDLAMPDITGMELHDRLREHRPDMAARMIFLTGGAFTPRAQAFIGQARYWLEKPVELPALRTLLQDVIEETRPPPDAP comes from the coding sequence ATGGGCAGCATCGCGCAGTTGTCGGAGTCATCGAGGGAAGGGGCGCTGGCGGAGAAGTTTCTGGCCGCCGAGCGCGGCGTGGTGCTGCTCCGGCTGCTGATCATCGTGGTGGGGGGCCTCTCCTACCCGTGGCTGGAGGGCCTCACCGGGAAGGGGCCCCGGTTCGCCTACGGGGTGCTGGTCCTGGCGATGGCCTACGCGCTCTTCCTCTATTGGTGGGAGCCCTACCGGCGGTACCGGGCGGCGCTGCTGGCCAGCGTGACGTCCGCCATCGACTTCGGCTTCGTGATGGCGTGGCAGTACGCCACCGGGGGCGTCCACACCCACTACTTCACCATCATCTGCCTGACGGTCGTCGTCATCGGCATCCGGTACACGCCCCGGGCGACGGTGCTCTCCACGCTCCTCATCAGCGGCTGCTACCTGGCCATGCTGGCGCTGATGGGGCAGCTCATGGAGCACCCCGGCCTGGTGCTGCTCAACCTGGGGCTCATCTTGATGGCGGGGCTGCTGGGGTTGATCTGCTCGCGGATGGTGCTCGAGCAGCTCGTGGCCCGCATCGAGCTGCAGAAGCGCCTCCAGATGGAGGAGCAGCTCAAGGGCAGCGAGGCGGCGCTCGCCGAGGCCCAGGCCATTGCCCACATGGGCAGCTGGAACTGGGAGCTCTCCTCGGACCTCCACACGTGGTCCGCCGAGCTCTACCGCATCCTGGGCCGGGCCCCCGGCGAGGCGAGCCACGCGGCCCTCCTCAAGAGCATGCACCCCGAGGAGCGGACGCCCTTCGAGCAGGAGCTGCACCAGGTGCTGGCGGGGCGGCCCTCGCTGCACGGGGAGTACCGGCTGCTCCAGGCCTCGGGCGAGGTGCGGTGGATCCACATCTGGGGCCGGGTGGTGCGCGACGGCTCGGGCCGGCCGGTGCGGCTGAGCGGCACGGCGCAGGACATCACCGAGCGCAAGGTGCTGGAGATGCGGCTGGCCGTCGCCGACCGCATGGCCGCCCTGGGGACGCTGGCGGGGGGCGTGGCCCATGAAATCAACAACCCGCTGACGTTCATCACCAACAACCTGCTCTACCTGGAGGAGAACCTGGGGACGCAGGCCGCGGCGCAGCTCCCGCACCACGAGGAGCTGCGCAAGGCGCTGGCCGACGCGCGCGAGGGCGCCAACCGCGTGCGCACCATCGTGAAGGACCTGCGGACGTTCTCCCGCGTGGAGGATGCCCGGCGCGTGCCGGTGGACGTGCACCAGGGGCTGGACTTCGCCATCAACATGGCGGCCCCGGAGCTGCGCCCCCGGGCCCGGCTGGTGCGCGACTACGGCCCGGTGCCCCCGGTGCTGGGCGACGAGACGCGCCTGGGGCAGGTGTTCCTGAACCTCCTGGTGAACGCCGCGCAGGCCATCCCCGAGGGAAACCCCGAGGCCCACAGCGTCACGGTGCGCACGCGCGTGGGCGCCTCCGGCCAGGTGGAGGTGGAGATCCGCGACACCGGCTCGGGCATGAAGCCGGAGGTGCTCGCGCGCATCTTCGAGCCGTTCTTCACCACCAAGCCCGTGGGGGTGGGCACGGGGCTGGGCCTGTCCATCTGCCACGGCATCATCGTGGCGCTGGGCGGAAGGATTTCCGCCTGGAGCGAGGTGGGCCAGGGCACGGCGTTCACCGTGACGCTGCCGGCCACCGAGGCGCCGCCGGCCGTCCCCGAGGAGCGGACCCCGGCGCCCTCCCGCGGGGCGCGGGCGCGGGTGCTGCTCATCGATGACGAGCCGCTGGTGGCCTCGTCCATCCGGCGGACGCTCAAGGACAGCTACGACATCACCATGCTCCTGGGCATGGAGGCCCTGCAGCGGCTGCTGGGCGGCGAGACGTTCGACGCCATCGTGTGTGACTTGGCCATGCCGGACATCACCGGCATGGAGCTGCACGACCGGCTCCGGGAGCACCGCCCGGACATGGCCGCGCGGATGATCTTCCTCACCGGCGGGGCCTTCACGCCCCGGGCCCAGGCGTTCATCGGCCAGGCCCGGTACTGGCTGGAGAAGCCCGTGGAGCTGCCCGCGCTGCGCACCCTGCTGCAGGATGTCATCGAGGAGACCCGGCCGCCGCCGGACGCGCCCTGA
- the cysQ gene encoding 3'(2'),5'-bisphosphate nucleotidase CysQ, whose translation MLELDEARVAAVCGVAQEAGRATLAFHGGTVAFERKADDSPLTAADRAAHTHIVGALRQLTPHLPILSEESSAEEAAGRHAWSTFWLVDPLDGTKEFIKGSGEFTVNIALISGTRPVLGVVHVPVTGVTYWGSGAGGAFKALPGQAPVPLRTRPAVPGQLTVVASRDHAGPRVEALLRRLGTPRTATLGSSLKFCLIAEGQADFYPRFLPTSEWDTAAAQAVLEAAGGGVTDLAGQRLVYNKPQILNPPFLAFGDPGYGWHALLKD comes from the coding sequence ATGCTCGAACTCGATGAGGCAAGGGTGGCGGCGGTGTGCGGCGTGGCCCAGGAGGCGGGCCGCGCCACCCTGGCGTTTCATGGCGGCACGGTCGCCTTCGAGCGGAAGGCGGATGACTCGCCCCTGACGGCGGCGGACCGGGCGGCGCACACCCACATCGTGGGGGCGCTGCGGCAGCTCACCCCCCACCTGCCCATCCTCTCGGAGGAGTCCAGCGCGGAGGAGGCGGCCGGGCGTCACGCCTGGAGCACCTTCTGGCTGGTGGACCCGCTGGATGGGACGAAGGAGTTCATCAAGGGCAGCGGCGAGTTCACCGTCAACATCGCCCTCATCTCCGGCACCCGGCCCGTGCTGGGCGTGGTGCACGTGCCCGTCACCGGGGTGACGTACTGGGGCAGCGGGGCGGGCGGCGCCTTCAAGGCCCTGCCCGGCCAGGCCCCCGTGCCCCTGCGCACCCGCCCCGCCGTGCCCGGGCAGCTCACCGTCGTGGCGAGCAGGGACCACGCGGGTCCCCGGGTGGAGGCGCTGCTGCGCCGGCTCGGCACGCCGCGCACGGCCACCCTGGGCAGCTCGCTCAAGTTCTGCCTCATCGCCGAGGGCCAGGCGGACTTCTACCCGCGCTTCCTGCCCACCAGCGAGTGGGACACCGCCGCGGCGCAGGCCGTCCTGGAGGCCGCCGGGGGCGGGGTGACGGACCTCGCCGGGCAGCGGCTCGTCTACAACAAGCCGCAGATCCTCAACCCCCCGTTCCTGGCCTTCGGGGACCCCGGCTACGGCTGGCACGCCCTGCTGAAGGATTAG
- a CDS encoding alpha/beta fold hydrolase, producing MGSVITKRNNVTVLGNGPETLLLAHGFGSEQSVWRFQAEAFQDRYRVVLFDHVGCGKSDFNAYSARRYRSLHRYAEDLLEVCDELGLSDCTLVGHSLSGMVGVLASAMDPTRFRRLVLVKASPRYLNDPSQDYVGGFEQPEIDALYASMSACFVSWASGFGKAAMGNPERPELAQEFIRTLCGMRPDIARSIAQIIFQSDHREELARVRPPTLILQAGEDFAVPDSVAHYMARTIPQATLVPIPARGHLPHLSAPLAVTQAVDAFLTSPLLS from the coding sequence ATGGGTTCAGTCATCACGAAGCGCAACAATGTGACGGTGCTGGGCAACGGGCCGGAGACGCTGCTCCTGGCCCACGGGTTTGGGTCGGAGCAGAGCGTCTGGCGCTTCCAGGCCGAGGCGTTCCAGGACCGGTACCGCGTCGTCCTCTTCGACCACGTGGGCTGCGGCAAGTCCGACTTCAACGCCTACTCCGCGCGCCGCTACCGCAGCCTGCACCGCTATGCGGAGGACCTGCTGGAGGTGTGCGACGAGCTGGGGCTCTCGGACTGCACCCTGGTGGGCCACTCGCTGAGCGGCATGGTGGGCGTGCTGGCCTCGGCCATGGACCCCACGCGCTTCCGGCGGCTGGTGCTCGTGAAGGCCTCGCCGCGCTACCTGAATGATCCCTCCCAGGACTATGTCGGGGGCTTCGAGCAGCCGGAGATCGACGCGCTGTACGCGTCCATGTCCGCGTGCTTCGTCTCGTGGGCGAGCGGCTTCGGCAAGGCGGCCATGGGCAACCCGGAGCGGCCCGAGCTGGCGCAGGAGTTCATCCGGACCCTGTGCGGCATGCGGCCGGACATCGCCCGGTCCATCGCGCAGATCATCTTCCAGTCCGACCACCGGGAGGAGCTGGCCCGCGTGCGGCCCCCCACGCTCATCCTCCAGGCCGGCGAGGACTTCGCGGTGCCGGACTCGGTGGCCCACTACATGGCGCGGACCATTCCCCAGGCGACGCTCGTCCCCATCCCGGCGCGGGGGCACCTGCCCCACCTGAGCGCGCCCCTGGCGGTGACCCAGGCCGTGGACGCGTTCCTCACGTCGCCGTTGCTCTCCTGA
- a CDS encoding GIY-YIG nuclease family protein, which produces MLRCRDGTLYTGATNNLERRVATHEKGRGAAYTRARLPVVLVWSEPAVDRSAALRREAALKRLTRAEKLRLVCGRAGRAS; this is translated from the coding sequence ATGCTGCGCTGCCGGGACGGAACGCTGTACACCGGCGCCACGAACAACCTGGAGCGCCGGGTGGCGACCCATGAAAAGGGACGGGGTGCGGCCTACACGCGGGCCCGGCTGCCCGTGGTGCTCGTGTGGAGCGAGCCCGCCGTGGACCGAAGCGCCGCCCTGCGCCGCGAGGCCGCCCTCAAGCGGCTGACCCGGGCCGAGAAGCTACGGCTGGTGTGCGGCCGGGCAGGCCGAGCGTCCTGA
- a CDS encoding CBS domain-containing protein: MQQQSADGKETPRHAVTVLPTTTLLSALQVMERHHVRLLPVVDDTGRLLGLLSEAHILAAWGEDPLLPVSRVMELCVGGEEPKEVQLIRAEDLLEGTLGGHGSH, encoded by the coding sequence ATGCAGCAGCAAAGCGCAGATGGGAAAGAAACTCCTCGCCATGCTGTCACCGTTTTACCCACCACCACGCTGCTGAGTGCCTTGCAGGTGATGGAGCGGCACCACGTCCGCCTGCTCCCTGTGGTGGACGACACGGGGCGGTTGCTGGGGCTCCTCAGCGAGGCCCACATCCTGGCCGCCTGGGGGGAGGACCCCTTGCTGCCGGTGTCGCGGGTGATGGAGCTGTGCGTGGGGGGCGAGGAGCCCAAGGAGGTCCAGCTGATCCGGGCGGAAGATTTGCTGGAGGGAACCCTGGGAGGACACGGGAGCCACTGA
- a CDS encoding alpha/beta hydrolase, which translates to MADLFSRTVRPGAEGPLTLTFRPDELYRVPTDDGAAICLGRYHPRGERRYAEPVILCHGLGANRFHMDFDEHYSLARHLARAGFETWVLELRGRGLAGPGGDFTFDDQAEHDVRAALRTALSTGCKEVLWVGHSKGGLMLYAHLARNPQAPVRAAVALGSPFTFAVQPGLRLFIQRIEPLLRLKMIPTRRVAGLAFFGAPPGPLTRYMMLAANMETEVVKRALANVPSDISGGVARQFARWVSTNAFTSYDGGFDYRVPLAGARMPFLLLAGNKDLLAPPLAVARAQEYLGGPVKLVIAGRDHGFAEDYGHADLVLGRRAPDEIFPLLETFLSAHATRL; encoded by the coding sequence ATGGCAGATCTTTTCTCCCGGACGGTACGGCCAGGGGCTGAAGGTCCGCTCACCCTGACCTTCCGGCCCGATGAGCTGTACCGGGTCCCCACGGATGATGGGGCGGCCATCTGTCTGGGCCGCTACCACCCCCGGGGGGAACGGCGCTACGCCGAGCCGGTCATCCTCTGCCATGGCCTGGGAGCCAACCGCTTCCACATGGACTTCGACGAGCACTACAGCCTGGCCCGGCACCTGGCGCGGGCGGGCTTCGAGACGTGGGTGCTGGAGCTGCGGGGCCGGGGGCTCGCGGGCCCCGGCGGGGACTTCACCTTCGATGACCAGGCCGAGCACGACGTGCGGGCCGCCCTGCGCACCGCCCTGTCCACTGGGTGCAAGGAAGTGCTCTGGGTGGGCCACTCCAAGGGCGGGCTGATGCTCTACGCGCACCTGGCCCGCAACCCCCAGGCCCCCGTGCGCGCCGCCGTCGCCCTGGGCAGCCCCTTCACCTTCGCCGTGCAGCCCGGCCTGCGCCTCTTCATTCAACGCATCGAGCCATTGTTGCGGCTCAAAATGATTCCCACGCGGCGCGTCGCGGGGCTGGCGTTCTTCGGGGCGCCGCCGGGGCCGCTGACGCGCTACATGATGCTCGCGGCCAACATGGAGACGGAGGTGGTGAAGCGGGCGCTGGCCAACGTGCCCTCGGACATCTCCGGCGGGGTGGCGCGCCAGTTCGCGCGGTGGGTCTCCACCAACGCCTTCACCTCCTATGATGGTGGGTTCGACTACCGGGTGCCGCTGGCCGGCGCGCGGATGCCGTTCCTGCTGCTGGCGGGCAACAAGGACTTGCTGGCCCCGCCGCTGGCGGTGGCCCGGGCGCAGGAGTACCTGGGGGGGCCGGTGAAGCTGGTCATCGCCGGGAGGGACCACGGGTTCGCGGAGGACTACGGCCACGCGGACCTGGTGCTGGGGCGCCGGGCGCCGGACGAAATCTTCCCCCTGCTGGAGACGTTCCTCTCGGCGCACGCCACCCGGCTCTAG
- a CDS encoding peptidylprolyl isomerase, protein MCPTLPRAPLLVLCLLLGLGGCDKPPREAPDANVVAMVNGEVLGRAEFEQELWRELSSAEGPERTPEEVEPFKRALLDTLIKRMLLLQQAKQYNLTVTPDEVDRRMLRLSGDYPAEGFSDVLAQGQLSLAELRAREANRLLIEKLFTHHVYARVAVTEEELRAYYAAHEAEFQEPEQVHAAQLVVKGLDEARRVQAQLKAGKKFADLARLYSLSADAKVGGDLGFFPRGQMPPAFDEVVFNLRPGQVSDVVSTEYGYHLFRVLEFKPARKREFAEVRAQVEAREVKRKQAEAHEAFEKALLDKAKLSVNESTLQSIRGRPTAQAAAAKGR, encoded by the coding sequence ATGTGCCCCACCCTTCCGCGCGCCCCCCTGCTGGTCCTCTGCCTGCTCCTGGGCCTGGGGGGGTGTGACAAGCCGCCGCGCGAGGCCCCGGACGCCAACGTGGTGGCCATGGTGAACGGCGAGGTGCTGGGCCGGGCCGAGTTCGAGCAGGAGCTGTGGCGGGAGCTGTCCTCCGCGGAGGGGCCCGAGCGCACCCCCGAGGAGGTGGAGCCCTTCAAGCGGGCGCTGCTGGACACCCTCATCAAGCGGATGCTGCTGCTGCAGCAGGCCAAGCAGTACAACCTCACGGTCACCCCGGACGAGGTGGACCGGCGGATGCTGCGGCTGTCGGGGGACTACCCCGCGGAGGGCTTCAGCGACGTGCTGGCGCAGGGGCAGCTGTCGCTCGCGGAGCTGCGGGCGCGCGAGGCGAACCGGCTGCTCATCGAGAAGCTCTTCACGCACCATGTCTACGCGCGCGTGGCGGTGACGGAGGAGGAGCTCCGGGCGTACTACGCCGCGCACGAGGCGGAGTTCCAGGAGCCCGAGCAGGTGCACGCCGCGCAGCTCGTGGTGAAGGGGCTGGACGAGGCGCGGCGGGTGCAGGCGCAGCTCAAGGCGGGCAAGAAGTTCGCGGACCTGGCGCGGCTCTACTCGCTGAGCGCGGATGCCAAGGTGGGAGGAGACCTGGGCTTCTTCCCGCGCGGGCAGATGCCGCCCGCCTTCGATGAGGTGGTGTTCAACCTGCGGCCGGGGCAGGTGTCGGACGTGGTGTCCACGGAGTACGGCTACCACCTGTTCCGGGTGCTCGAGTTCAAGCCGGCGCGCAAGCGGGAGTTCGCCGAGGTGCGGGCGCAGGTGGAGGCCCGCGAAGTCAAACGCAAGCAGGCAGAGGCGCACGAGGCCTTCGAGAAGGCGCTCCTGGACAAGGCGAAGCTCTCGGTGAACGAGAGCACGCTGCAGTCCATCCGGGGGCGGCCTACGGCTCAGGCCGCGGCGGCCAAGGGAAGATGA
- a CDS encoding peptidylprolyl isomerase has protein sequence MKTKLGVIAAAALLWGSGARAELVDRVAAVVNRDIITLSEVNQRAAPELARLAGEKDARRRADARAQMMKQALDVLIAEKLIEAEIRELGMTVSPSEVDEAMADVRKQNGMETQEQFEELLQREGYTLKSYREFLGKQIARGRLMQMKVGPKVKVSEEDLKAAYAQYAKLEGGEAEVHARHILVSVDPKASPEQVEAAQKKAQAIAEEARRPGMDFAALAKARSEGPSAEDGGDLGFFRRGVMVPAFEKTAFALKEGEVSEPIRTNFGWHVLKVEERRAVGVAPYEELRAKLEQQLRQDKTEKYIDQYVQELRQKSSVEVKI, from the coding sequence ATGAAGACGAAGCTGGGTGTCATCGCGGCGGCCGCGCTCCTGTGGGGCAGCGGCGCGCGCGCGGAGCTGGTGGACCGGGTCGCCGCGGTGGTCAACCGCGACATCATCACGCTGTCGGAGGTGAACCAGCGCGCGGCCCCCGAGCTGGCGCGGCTCGCCGGGGAGAAGGATGCGCGCCGGCGCGCGGACGCGCGCGCGCAGATGATGAAGCAGGCGCTGGATGTGCTCATCGCCGAGAAGCTCATCGAGGCGGAGATCCGCGAGCTGGGCATGACGGTGTCGCCCTCGGAGGTGGACGAGGCGATGGCGGACGTGCGCAAGCAGAACGGCATGGAGACGCAGGAGCAGTTCGAGGAGCTCCTGCAGCGCGAGGGCTACACGCTCAAGAGCTACCGGGAGTTCCTCGGCAAGCAGATCGCCCGCGGCCGGCTGATGCAGATGAAGGTGGGCCCCAAGGTGAAGGTGTCCGAGGAGGACCTGAAGGCCGCCTACGCGCAGTACGCGAAGCTGGAGGGCGGCGAGGCGGAGGTGCACGCGCGCCACATCCTGGTGTCGGTGGACCCGAAGGCTTCTCCAGAGCAGGTGGAGGCGGCGCAGAAGAAGGCGCAGGCCATCGCGGAGGAGGCGCGCCGGCCGGGCATGGACTTCGCGGCGCTGGCGAAGGCGCGCAGCGAGGGCCCGAGCGCGGAGGATGGCGGAGACCTGGGCTTCTTCCGGCGCGGGGTGATGGTGCCCGCGTTCGAGAAGACGGCGTTCGCGCTGAAGGAGGGCGAGGTGAGCGAGCCCATCCGCACCAACTTCGGCTGGCACGTGCTGAAGGTGGAGGAGCGCCGCGCGGTGGGCGTGGCCCCCTACGAGGAGCTGCGCGCCAAGCTGGAGCAGCAGCTGCGCCAGGACAAGACGGAGAAGTACATCGACCAGTACGTGCAGGAGCTGCGGCAGAAGTCCTCCGTCGAGGTGAAGATCTGA
- the pdxA gene encoding 4-hydroxythreonine-4-phosphate dehydrogenase PdxA, whose translation MGISLGDVSGIGPEVTAAALALPRVRQALVPVVFGDGPTLARFPVFGRYARATPQTLGRATGPTVCVVTQLAEKDRVPGKPTREGGRAQYAYVTAAIEAARSGQVDALCTAPVSKEGISRAGIPFMGHTEVLAEAFGVEVMMMMDGPRVRVALATNHVPLSALPRLLTVEGLTAQLKLLSRSLTPVVGRKPRIAVLGLNPHAGEGGLLGREEVEVLTPAIRRARAARVDAHGPVPADGLFARPDAIPYDAVLAMYHDQGLIPAKALDFERTVNVTLGLPVPRTSPDHGTAYDIAGKGQASRVPMVEALLKAAQLARRG comes from the coding sequence GTGGGCATCTCTCTGGGGGACGTGTCGGGCATTGGCCCGGAGGTGACGGCGGCGGCGCTGGCGCTGCCCCGGGTGCGCCAGGCGCTGGTGCCGGTGGTGTTCGGAGACGGGCCCACGCTGGCGCGCTTCCCCGTGTTCGGAAGGTACGCGCGCGCCACGCCCCAGACGCTGGGCCGGGCCACGGGCCCCACGGTGTGCGTGGTGACGCAGCTTGCGGAGAAGGACCGGGTGCCGGGCAAGCCCACGCGCGAGGGCGGCCGGGCCCAGTACGCCTACGTCACCGCGGCCATCGAGGCGGCGCGCAGCGGGCAGGTGGACGCGCTGTGCACCGCGCCGGTGTCCAAGGAGGGGATTTCGCGCGCGGGCATCCCCTTCATGGGCCACACCGAGGTGCTGGCGGAGGCCTTCGGCGTGGAGGTGATGATGATGATGGACGGGCCGCGCGTGCGCGTGGCGCTGGCCACCAACCACGTGCCGCTGTCCGCGCTGCCCCGGCTGCTCACGGTGGAGGGGCTCACCGCGCAGCTCAAGCTGCTGTCGCGCTCGCTCACGCCCGTGGTGGGGCGCAAGCCCCGGATCGCCGTGCTGGGGCTCAACCCGCACGCGGGCGAAGGGGGACTGCTGGGGCGCGAGGAGGTGGAGGTGCTCACCCCCGCCATCCGCCGGGCGCGCGCGGCGCGGGTGGATGCGCACGGGCCCGTGCCCGCGGACGGGCTCTTCGCGCGGCCGGATGCCATCCCCTATGACGCGGTGCTGGCGATGTACCACGACCAGGGGCTCATCCCGGCCAAGGCGCTGGACTTCGAGCGCACGGTGAACGTGACGCTGGGGCTGCCCGTGCCGCGCACCTCGCCGGACCACGGCACCGCGTATGACATCGCGGGCAAGGGCCAGGCGAGCCGCGTGCCCATGGTGGAAGCCCTGCTCAAGGCGGCCCAGCTCGCCCGGCGGGGATAG
- a CDS encoding AgmX/PglI C-terminal domain-containing protein produces MGRHQELELEPAVSADVHDALGEDLDAYLDRELLRPPAPEPKPAPHAVTVPRKPRKSLQGMLALAAEEERWMGSKPGPEGQSESPPRVCEAAASQKPPEVSETQTTQVLLPELAWGAEPAPLSEEETASLQKPWQTLEDTLRPPAPRRRLTSVLLGVGVLGVGALGVGAACAFWAMRPAVLRAQEVKEASVPAGTVAMVAQAPAKPEPVPEPPHPKPPVRQTVASPEPSKTLPKAPVPAPVPTAVKAAPEPSKLDSAEDLDAEFAQKLSVADKRGAPAPERKRAAPGWGPSKLEEEDLGDSSDGAHSSGLPERLEPSEIQGVVVANQPAIASCIRRHKEATGSEGGAFVLRWTILSSGSTAQVGMATEEMRGTPLARCIEGLVRGWKFPRHRVQQAPIQFPFRF; encoded by the coding sequence ATGGGCCGTCATCAAGAGCTGGAGCTGGAGCCCGCCGTGTCCGCGGACGTACACGACGCGCTCGGAGAAGACCTGGACGCCTATCTGGACCGTGAGCTGCTCCGCCCGCCCGCGCCCGAGCCGAAGCCCGCCCCCCACGCCGTGACGGTCCCCCGGAAGCCTCGCAAGAGCCTCCAGGGCATGCTCGCGCTGGCGGCCGAGGAGGAGCGGTGGATGGGCTCGAAGCCGGGGCCCGAGGGGCAGTCCGAGTCCCCGCCGCGGGTCTGCGAGGCTGCTGCCAGCCAGAAGCCTCCCGAGGTGAGCGAGACGCAAACGACGCAGGTGCTGCTGCCAGAGCTGGCCTGGGGCGCCGAGCCCGCGCCGCTGTCCGAGGAGGAGACTGCCTCCTTGCAGAAGCCCTGGCAGACGCTGGAGGACACGCTCCGGCCCCCGGCCCCGCGCCGCCGCCTCACGTCCGTGCTGCTGGGGGTGGGGGTCCTGGGGGTAGGGGCCTTGGGGGTGGGGGCCGCCTGCGCGTTCTGGGCGATGCGCCCCGCGGTGCTCCGTGCTCAGGAGGTGAAGGAGGCCTCCGTTCCCGCGGGCACCGTCGCCATGGTGGCGCAGGCTCCCGCGAAGCCCGAGCCGGTTCCGGAGCCGCCGCATCCCAAGCCGCCGGTGCGGCAGACCGTGGCCTCCCCGGAGCCCTCCAAGACCCTTCCGAAGGCGCCCGTGCCGGCCCCCGTGCCCACGGCCGTGAAGGCCGCTCCCGAGCCCTCCAAGCTGGACTCGGCGGAGGACCTGGACGCGGAGTTCGCCCAGAAGCTCAGCGTCGCGGACAAGCGCGGTGCCCCGGCGCCCGAGCGCAAGCGCGCCGCGCCCGGGTGGGGGCCCTCGAAGCTGGAGGAGGAGGATCTCGGCGATTCGAGCGATGGGGCCCACAGCAGCGGTTTGCCCGAGCGCCTGGAGCCCTCGGAGATTCAGGGCGTGGTGGTGGCCAACCAGCCCGCGATCGCCTCGTGCATCCGGCGCCACAAGGAGGCCACGGGCAGCGAGGGGGGCGCCTTCGTGCTGCGCTGGACCATCCTGTCCAGCGGCTCGACGGCGCAGGTGGGCATGGCCACCGAGGAGATGCGGGGCACGCCCCTGGCCCGCTGCATCGAGGGGCTCGTGCGGGGCTGGAAGTTCCCGCGCCACCGCGTGCAGCAGGCGCCCATCCAGTTCCCCTTCCGTTTTTAG